Sequence from the Thioclava sp. GXIMD4216 genome:
CCCTCCTGCGCTTTCTGGGCTGGCTTCTGGGCTTTTTCCACGGTGATCTCGGTATTTCCTATGTCAATAATATCCCCGTGGCCGATCTGGTGGGCGGGCGGCTTCTGAGCTCGCTGAAACTGGCGGGGATCACCACCGTGATCTCGGTGCCGGTCGCGCTCGGTCTCGGGATCGGGGCGGCCATGTGGCGCGGGTCCTGGTTTGACCGGATCGTGTCGATCCTGACCATTTCGGTGATCTCGGTACCCGAATTCATGGTGGCCACGCTGTCGGTGCTGATCTTTGCGGTCTGGCTGGGCTGGCTTCCCGCGCTCAGTTACGGGGCGGCAGAGGTGACCTCGTTCGGGGCGCTTCTCAAGGCCTATGCGATGCCGGTGATCACGCTGAGCTTCGTCATCTCGGCGCAGATGATCCGCATGACCCGTGCGGCCGTCATCGAGACGATCAACACCCCCTATGTCGAGATGGCGCTGCTGAAGGGGGCCTCGCGCAAGCGGATGGTGCTCAAACATGCGCTGCCCAATGCGCTGGGGCCGATCGCCAATGCGGTCGCCCTGTCGCTGAGCTATCTGGTGGGCGGGGTCATCATCGTCGAGACGATCTTCAACTATCCCGGCGTGGCCAAGCTGATGGTCGATGCCGTTTCCACCCGCGACCTGCCGCTGATCCAGTCCTGCGCATTGATCTTCTGCGTCAGCTATCTGCTGCTGATCACGCTGGCCGATCTTATCGCCATTCTCTCCAACCCGAGGCTGCGCCGTTGATGAATATGACAAGTTTCCGCCTCCCGACGCCGAAAAACCTTGGCTATTCGTTTAATTGGGTCGGCCGTATCGGTCTGGCCGTGATCCTGTTCTGGGCGGTGATCGCGATCTGCGGCAGTGCCCTTGCGCCGCATCCGCCGGGCGAGATCGTCGATTGGGATTTCTTCGGTGCCGCCTCCGGAAAGTTCTGGATGGGCACGGATTATCTGGGGCGCGACGTATTCTCGCGTGTGTTGCTGGGCGCGCGTTACACCGTCGGTATCGCGCTGGCCTCGGTTTTTCTGGCCTGTTCGGGCGGGGTGATCCTTGGCATGGTGGCGGCGGTCGCGGGGGGCTGGTTCGACATGATCCTGTCGCGGCTGCTGGATGCGCTGAACGGCATTCCCTCGCTGCTGTTCGGGCTGGTGACGGTGGCGGCCATCGGCTCCTCCATTCCGGTGCTGGTCGGGACTTTGGCGGTGATCTATCTGCCCGGGGCGTATCGCTTTGCCCGCGCGCTGGCGGTCAATGTGAACACGATGGATTTCGTGACGGTGGCCCGTGCGCGGGGCGAGGGCACCCCCTATCTGATCGCGCGCGAGATATTCCCCAATATCCTCGGCCCCGTTCTGGCCGATCTGGGATTGCGTTTCGTGTTCATCGTGCTGGTGCTTTCGGGGCTGTCCTTCCTTGGCCTCGGGGTGCAGCCGCCCAATGCCGATTGGGGCGGGCTTGTGCGCGAGAATATCGAAGGTCTGTCGCTGGGGGCGCCGGCGGTGGTCTTCCCCTGCTTGGCCATCGCTTCGCTGACCATTTCGGTGAACCTGTTCATCGACAACCTGCCCACCAAAATCCGCGACAGGAGCTGAACCATGAAAGATTTCGCACAAGAAACCGCGCTTGTTTCGGTCCGTGATCTGCGGATCGGGGCGACCACCGATGCGGGGCGTAAAATCGAGATCATCAAGGGGGTCAGTTTCGACATCGCCCCCGGCGAGATGGTGTCATTGATCGGGGAATCCGGTTCGGGCAAAACCACGATCGCGCTGTCGCTGATGGGCCATACCCGCACCGGCTGCGAGATCACCGGCGGCGAAATCCGGCTGGACCGGCATATCGTGACCGCGATGTCGGAAAAAGCCCGTGCCCGTATTCGCGGCACCGAGGTGTCCTATGTGCCGCAATCGGCGGCTGCGGCCTTCAACCCCAGCCAGCGTATCATGGATCAGGTGGTGGAAATCACCACAATCCACGGCCTGATGCCCCGCGATGAGGCCGAGGCCAAGGCTGTATCTCTGTTCCGTGCCTTGGCTCTGCCCAACCCCGAGACCATCGGTCAACGCTATCCCCATCAGGTCTCTGGCGGGCAGTTGCAGCGGCTGTCGGCGGCGATGGCGTTGATCGGTAGCCCCAAGCTGGTGATTTTCGATGAGCCGACCACTGCGCTGGATGTGACCACCCAGATCGAGGTGTT
This genomic interval carries:
- a CDS encoding ABC transporter permease — encoded protein: MPWVLVFQRLGIAILTLLIVSFAVFFATELLPGDVAEILLGQAATPDAVAGLREAMGLDKPALLRFLGWLLGFFHGDLGISYVNNIPVADLVGGRLLSSLKLAGITTVISVPVALGLGIGAAMWRGSWFDRIVSILTISVISVPEFMVATLSVLIFAVWLGWLPALSYGAAEVTSFGALLKAYAMPVITLSFVISAQMIRMTRAAVIETINTPYVEMALLKGASRKRMVLKHALPNALGPIANAVALSLSYLVGGVIIVETIFNYPGVAKLMVDAVSTRDLPLIQSCALIFCVSYLLLITLADLIAILSNPRLRR
- a CDS encoding ABC transporter permease, which encodes MNMTSFRLPTPKNLGYSFNWVGRIGLAVILFWAVIAICGSALAPHPPGEIVDWDFFGAASGKFWMGTDYLGRDVFSRVLLGARYTVGIALASVFLACSGGVILGMVAAVAGGWFDMILSRLLDALNGIPSLLFGLVTVAAIGSSIPVLVGTLAVIYLPGAYRFARALAVNVNTMDFVTVARARGEGTPYLIAREIFPNILGPVLADLGLRFVFIVLVLSGLSFLGLGVQPPNADWGGLVRENIEGLSLGAPAVVFPCLAIASLTISVNLFIDNLPTKIRDRS